One window of Robiginitalea biformata HTCC2501 genomic DNA carries:
- a CDS encoding LytR/AlgR family response regulator transcription factor: protein MEFNYSIVDPNAATFLQLQHFLEEYEGLQCVAHDTEPRKALDSILKYNPDVLFINLQECATECFSMVRDLYQYLDTPPVCIGLAQTKDFAYEALKHQFFDYWMLPFSEFDIRKTLLKLGKRLPAPAESPVICLQSYKDYQFLDTNEILYLKADNNATDFILKDGTKISAFKTLKSFEQQLPANFVRVHQSYILNQDYISRINYGKNRCTLKFAKAELPFSRGYRQNVDALKQALSLKSLSGNN, encoded by the coding sequence TTGGAATTCAATTACAGCATTGTTGACCCAAACGCAGCCACTTTCCTTCAGCTTCAGCACTTTTTGGAGGAATACGAGGGGTTGCAATGCGTGGCCCACGATACGGAGCCCCGCAAGGCCCTTGACAGCATTCTGAAATACAACCCGGATGTGCTGTTCATCAACCTGCAGGAATGCGCCACGGAGTGTTTTTCAATGGTGCGGGACCTCTACCAGTACCTGGACACCCCGCCTGTCTGCATCGGGTTGGCACAAACCAAAGACTTTGCCTACGAAGCCCTGAAACACCAGTTTTTTGACTATTGGATGCTTCCTTTCAGCGAATTCGACATCCGCAAAACCCTGCTGAAACTGGGCAAACGACTCCCGGCCCCCGCCGAATCCCCGGTTATTTGCCTGCAATCGTACAAAGACTATCAATTCCTGGATACCAACGAGATCCTCTACCTGAAGGCGGACAACAACGCCACGGACTTTATCCTCAAGGACGGCACCAAAATCAGCGCGTTCAAAACCCTGAAGAGTTTTGAGCAGCAATTGCCTGCCAATTTTGTCCGGGTACACCAAAGTTATATCCTGAACCAGGACTACATCTCCCGGATCAACTACGGCAAAAACCGCTGCACGCTGAAATTCGCCAAGGCAGAATTGCCATTTTCCCGTGGGTATCGTCAAAATGTGGACGCACTCAAGCAAGCGCTCTCGCTGAAATCCCTCTCCGGTAATAATTAG
- a CDS encoding fasciclin domain-containing protein, translating to MLTRYGMLLLAALFFQVPDMCAQRHSGMGQQVPITRLGLSPDQYPTLLTAVAATDLMEILENGAFTIFAPSDEAFHRLDPDRVRDWLKPENKKVLKSLVGYHIVAGELSASKILRALSRGKGTTRFTTLQGEDLIATLEGSDIYLTDCSGNRARITCADLGSERLVFHEIDRVVLPAPL from the coding sequence ATGCTTACCCGTTATGGAATGCTGCTGCTGGCAGCCCTTTTTTTCCAGGTACCCGATATGTGCGCACAGCGGCACAGCGGTATGGGGCAACAAGTACCCATCACCCGGCTCGGACTCTCCCCGGACCAGTATCCCACCCTTTTGACGGCCGTGGCAGCCACCGACTTGATGGAAATCCTCGAGAACGGCGCGTTTACCATTTTTGCACCTTCGGACGAAGCTTTTCACAGGCTCGATCCGGACCGGGTGCGCGACTGGCTGAAACCGGAGAATAAAAAAGTCCTGAAGTCCCTGGTGGGCTATCACATCGTAGCCGGGGAATTGTCCGCTTCGAAAATTTTACGGGCCCTGAGCCGCGGAAAAGGCACTACGCGATTTACCACGCTGCAGGGTGAGGACCTGATTGCCACCCTGGAGGGTTCCGATATCTATCTTACCGATTGTTCGGGGAATCGAGCCCGGATTACCTGTGCGGACTTAGGCAGCGAACGCCTGGTTTTTCACGAGATCGACCGGGTAGTGCTCCCCGCGCCTTTATAA
- a CDS encoding acyl-CoA thioesterase, which translates to MNRYRTYRRVAPEDLDNLDHVNNIRYLEWVQELAGDHWAQLTRPEWDADYIWVVKSHQIQYHRSALLGEELALETFVEEARGAISKRVVEIRMRDSLDPVATCKTEWCLLEKSRLTPVRMPSGMIAALLGR; encoded by the coding sequence TTGAATCGCTACCGCACATACCGCAGGGTAGCCCCGGAAGACCTGGACAACCTGGACCACGTGAATAACATCCGGTATCTGGAGTGGGTACAGGAACTCGCGGGAGACCACTGGGCACAACTTACCCGGCCGGAATGGGATGCCGATTATATCTGGGTGGTTAAAAGCCACCAGATCCAATACCACCGCTCTGCCCTCCTTGGGGAAGAGCTAGCCCTTGAAACATTTGTGGAGGAGGCCCGCGGCGCCATCTCCAAACGCGTGGTGGAAATCCGAATGAGGGACTCCCTGGATCCTGTCGCCACCTGTAAAACGGAGTGGTGCCTGCTCGAAAAATCCCGGTTGACGCCCGTTCGGATGCCTTCAGGGATGATTGCGGCATTATTGGGGCGCTAA
- the pheT gene encoding phenylalanine--tRNA ligase subunit beta, whose product MKISYKWLRQFIEMDWPAEKTAELLTDLGLEVEGITPFESVPGGLKGIVVGEVKSCEKHPNADKLSLCQVDIGTDKPVQIVCGAHNVAKGQKVPVATIGTTLYTADGEPWKIKKGKIRGEASHGMICAEDEIGLGDSHDGILVLDTDAAPGTPCAELFRLEEDEVFEIGLTPNRADAMSHYGVARDLRAGLKQQKISKELITPSVSNFHVDNRSGRIEVQVEKPELAPRYCGVTISNLIVQESPDWLRNRLRAIGLSPINNVVDATNYVLHELGQPLHAFDADRIHGKKILVKTVKAGTKFMTLDGEERILHEEDLMICDAEKPMCIAGVFGGINTGVTMDTRNIFLESAYFDPVSIRKTAKRHGLNTDASFRFERGIDINNVEYALLRAAILIRDIAGGEISSDAVDLYPKKMPDHNVFLTYEKIYRLVGTEIPRDTVISILASLDIQVKSVTESGLGLVIPFYRVDVRREVDVIEEILRVYGYNNIPDKSQFTASIEPPAGVAPHKLQDRISGRLAALGFDEILGNSLCNPAHNALLGGDPEGEVALMNPLSQELSALRRDLLFSGLGAISHNLNRRQQDLRLYEFGQIYSREGTQWEERERLALLLTGNQHPDHWENTAKPQGFFDLKAVVAHVLDSLGAGPREEMPVTDQRFSEALEISMGKRAVVRLGSVHPDILRAFDIRQEVLYADIDWPLLLQRVQGAEISYTEIPRHPEVRRDLALLLDESVSFRQLHDLALKTNRKILRDVRLFDVYTGDKLPAGKKSYALSFFLQDPKKTLADKQIDSVMGSLQKAFEKELGAELRG is encoded by the coding sequence ATGAAAATCTCCTATAAATGGTTGCGCCAGTTCATCGAAATGGACTGGCCGGCGGAAAAAACCGCAGAGTTGCTTACAGACCTCGGGCTCGAAGTGGAAGGAATCACGCCGTTTGAATCCGTCCCCGGGGGCCTCAAAGGTATTGTGGTGGGAGAGGTGAAAAGCTGTGAAAAACACCCGAATGCCGACAAGTTGTCGCTATGCCAGGTGGATATCGGTACCGATAAACCGGTTCAGATTGTCTGCGGGGCGCACAATGTGGCCAAAGGCCAGAAAGTTCCGGTGGCCACTATCGGAACGACGCTCTACACGGCAGACGGGGAGCCGTGGAAAATCAAAAAAGGGAAAATCCGCGGAGAGGCGAGCCACGGCATGATTTGCGCCGAAGACGAGATAGGCCTGGGAGACAGCCACGACGGCATCCTGGTGCTCGATACGGATGCCGCCCCGGGTACCCCCTGTGCAGAACTCTTCCGACTGGAGGAAGACGAAGTCTTTGAAATCGGGCTGACCCCCAACCGCGCAGACGCCATGAGCCATTACGGCGTGGCGCGCGACCTGCGGGCCGGCTTGAAACAACAGAAAATATCGAAGGAACTCATTACCCCCTCGGTGAGCAATTTCCACGTGGACAACCGCTCGGGGCGGATTGAGGTGCAGGTGGAAAAACCGGAACTCGCGCCCCGGTACTGCGGCGTCACCATCAGCAATTTGATCGTTCAGGAATCACCGGACTGGTTGCGCAACCGGCTCCGCGCCATCGGCCTGAGCCCGATCAATAATGTAGTGGATGCCACAAACTACGTCCTGCACGAACTCGGGCAACCCTTGCACGCCTTTGACGCGGACCGCATCCACGGCAAGAAAATCCTGGTAAAGACCGTTAAGGCCGGTACCAAATTCATGACGCTGGACGGGGAAGAGCGCATCCTCCACGAGGAAGACCTGATGATCTGCGACGCGGAAAAACCCATGTGTATCGCCGGCGTTTTCGGGGGCATCAACACGGGAGTCACCATGGATACCCGGAATATTTTTCTGGAGAGCGCCTATTTTGACCCGGTTTCAATTCGGAAGACCGCCAAGCGACACGGGCTTAACACGGATGCTTCCTTTCGCTTCGAACGGGGCATTGACATCAACAATGTGGAGTACGCCCTGCTGCGGGCCGCTATCCTGATCCGGGACATTGCGGGGGGCGAGATCAGCTCGGACGCCGTGGACCTTTATCCGAAAAAGATGCCGGACCACAATGTGTTCCTCACCTACGAAAAAATTTACCGGTTGGTCGGCACGGAAATTCCCCGGGATACCGTTATTTCAATCCTGGCTTCCCTGGATATCCAGGTAAAGAGCGTCACAGAATCCGGGTTGGGCCTGGTGATCCCGTTTTACCGGGTGGATGTTCGCCGGGAAGTGGACGTAATTGAGGAAATCCTACGGGTGTACGGATACAACAACATCCCGGATAAGTCCCAGTTTACCGCTTCCATCGAGCCCCCTGCCGGCGTGGCGCCCCATAAACTACAGGATCGCATCAGCGGCCGGCTGGCTGCTCTGGGGTTTGACGAAATTCTAGGCAACAGCCTCTGCAATCCTGCCCACAATGCGCTTTTGGGCGGTGATCCGGAAGGGGAAGTCGCCTTGATGAACCCGCTCAGCCAGGAGCTGTCCGCATTGCGCAGAGACCTTCTTTTCTCGGGATTGGGTGCTATCTCGCACAATCTGAACCGGCGCCAGCAGGACTTGCGCCTGTACGAATTTGGCCAAATTTATTCCCGGGAAGGGACCCAATGGGAAGAACGGGAAAGGCTGGCCCTGCTCCTGACGGGAAATCAGCATCCCGACCATTGGGAAAACACTGCAAAGCCTCAGGGGTTCTTTGACCTGAAAGCGGTAGTGGCTCATGTTCTGGATAGTCTGGGAGCCGGGCCCCGGGAGGAAATGCCGGTAACGGACCAACGATTTTCGGAAGCCCTCGAGATTTCTATGGGAAAACGCGCCGTCGTCCGGCTGGGATCCGTACACCCGGATATCCTCCGGGCCTTTGATATCCGCCAGGAAGTACTCTATGCGGATATCGACTGGCCGCTGCTGCTCCAGAGGGTTCAGGGCGCGGAAATTTCGTATACCGAAATCCCCAGGCACCCGGAAGTTCGCAGGGACCTGGCCCTGTTGCTGGACGAATCGGTATCCTTTCGGCAACTGCACGACCTGGCACTGAAAACCAATAGAAAAATTCTGCGCGATGTCCGGCTCTTTGACGTTTATACAGGTGATAAGCTGCCGGCTGGGAAAAAATCCTATGCCCTGAGCTTTTTCCTCCAGGACCCGAAAAAGACGCTGGCAGACAAGCAGATCGATTCGGTTATGGGCTCATTGCAGAAAGCGTTTGAAAAAGAATTGGGCGCAGAACTCCGCGGGTAA
- a CDS encoding glutaminyl-peptide cyclotransferase: MTNLKMGLTGLLLTLFLACDGENPARGFAVELGKGGRKFTHGETVAIGLKNTSGTAVDSVVYSLDGVRLNPEGGQVRLGDTRLGEKKLEARVYTADGDFTLEKEITLLAGNAPEIYTYEIVNTYPHDRDAFTQGLEFRGDTLYESTGQKGASSLRKVDFRTGEILARTDLPDTYFGEGLTILGDTLYMLTWQAKTGFLYNPDTLEKLGNFAYGESREGWGLCNNGEYLFKSDGSQRIWKLDPRTLEEVGYIETVTDKSVFNKANELEYVNGKIYANVWQRPSMMIIDAASGAIEGVVNFGGLENKVTQHDQLDVFNGVAYHGGRQTFFVTGKRWDKLFEVRIVKRDP; this comes from the coding sequence ATGACGAATTTGAAAATGGGCCTGACCGGCCTGCTGCTAACGCTTTTCCTCGCCTGCGACGGCGAGAACCCGGCCCGGGGCTTTGCTGTTGAACTCGGGAAGGGGGGCAGGAAATTTACCCATGGGGAGACCGTAGCGATCGGGTTGAAGAATACCTCCGGGACAGCCGTTGACTCCGTGGTTTATTCCCTGGATGGGGTTCGGCTCAACCCGGAAGGCGGACAGGTTCGCCTGGGCGATACCCGGCTCGGCGAGAAAAAACTGGAAGCCCGCGTTTATACCGCCGACGGGGATTTTACCCTGGAAAAAGAAATTACGCTCCTCGCGGGGAACGCCCCGGAAATCTACACATACGAAATCGTCAATACCTATCCACACGACCGGGATGCGTTTACTCAGGGGCTTGAATTCCGCGGGGACACGCTGTATGAAAGCACGGGCCAGAAAGGGGCCTCCAGCCTGCGCAAAGTGGATTTCCGAACCGGGGAAATCCTGGCGCGCACCGACTTGCCGGATACGTATTTCGGGGAGGGCCTGACCATCCTGGGCGATACGCTCTATATGCTGACCTGGCAGGCAAAAACCGGGTTTCTCTACAATCCGGATACCCTGGAAAAACTCGGGAATTTTGCCTATGGGGAAAGCCGGGAAGGCTGGGGGCTCTGCAACAACGGGGAATACCTTTTTAAAAGCGACGGCAGCCAACGGATATGGAAACTCGATCCCCGGACCCTGGAGGAGGTCGGGTATATCGAAACGGTCACAGACAAGTCTGTCTTCAACAAGGCGAACGAACTCGAATATGTAAATGGGAAGATCTATGCCAATGTCTGGCAGCGCCCGAGCATGATGATCATCGATGCCGCCAGCGGGGCGATTGAAGGTGTGGTCAATTTCGGGGGGCTGGAAAACAAGGTAACCCAGCACGACCAATTGGATGTGTTCAACGGAGTGGCCTACCACGGCGGGAGGCAGACATTCTTTGTAACCGGCAAACGCTGGGACAAGCTCTTCGAAGTGCGCATTGTGAAGCGAGACCCTTGA
- a CDS encoding SDR family oxidoreductase, giving the protein MQHRPVVLITGASSGIGKSTAHYLADRGYRVYGTTRKSPNNTGGEAVTLLQLDVRDEDSVRSAVRELLGLEGRIDILINNAGVGITGPLEETPHQACLDALETNFHGPLRVIRHVLPVMRQQQSGFIVNITSIAGFMGLPYRGIYSAGKSALGIATEAYRMEVRGFGIKMCTLAPGDYATNIASGRFHSPLLEDSPYRQSYGNSLKLMDDHVDAGNDPEEVGRKVYRILQKKHPRVHYTVGSPMQRLSLTLKRMLPDKIFERLLLKHYKL; this is encoded by the coding sequence ATGCAACATCGCCCCGTCGTACTGATTACCGGAGCCTCTTCGGGAATTGGAAAATCCACGGCCCACTACCTGGCAGACCGGGGGTACCGGGTCTATGGAACCACCCGGAAATCCCCGAATAACACCGGGGGGGAGGCAGTGACGCTCCTTCAACTCGATGTCCGGGACGAAGACTCCGTGAGGTCGGCAGTCCGGGAACTCCTCGGCCTGGAAGGACGGATCGACATATTGATCAACAATGCAGGGGTTGGCATTACGGGCCCGCTGGAAGAAACGCCCCACCAGGCGTGCCTGGATGCCCTGGAAACCAATTTTCACGGCCCGTTGCGCGTCATCCGCCATGTGCTGCCCGTGATGCGGCAACAGCAGTCTGGCTTTATTGTAAACATCACCTCAATTGCCGGGTTTATGGGGTTGCCCTATCGGGGCATATACAGCGCCGGCAAGTCGGCCCTCGGGATCGCAACGGAAGCCTACCGCATGGAGGTTCGGGGTTTCGGCATTAAAATGTGCACCCTGGCCCCGGGGGATTACGCCACAAACATCGCCTCGGGCCGCTTTCACAGCCCGCTGCTCGAAGATTCGCCCTACCGGCAATCGTACGGCAACAGCCTGAAACTGATGGACGACCACGTGGATGCCGGGAACGACCCGGAGGAGGTTGGCCGGAAAGTCTACCGTATCCTGCAGAAAAAGCATCCCAGGGTTCATTATACCGTGGGTAGCCCCATGCAGCGGCTGTCGCTGACCCTCAAACGGATGCTGCCCGATAAAATATTTGAACGACTTCTGCTGAAACATTATAAATTGTAG
- the fsa gene encoding fructose-6-phosphate aldolase: MKFFIDTANLDQIREAQALGVLDGVTTNPSLMAKEGITGKDNIFKHYIDICKIVDGGDVSAEVIATTFDEIVKEGEELADLHEQIVVKVPMIRDGVKALKYFADKGIRTNCTLVFSAGQALLAAKAGANYVSPFIGRLDDISTDGLHLIAEIREIYDNYGFDTEILAASIRHTMHVIECAKLGSDVMTGPLSAIEGLLKHPLTDIGLEKFLADYRKGNS, from the coding sequence ATGAAATTTTTTATCGATACTGCCAACCTGGATCAGATTCGCGAAGCCCAGGCATTGGGCGTCCTGGATGGGGTAACCACAAACCCTTCGCTCATGGCGAAGGAGGGGATTACCGGGAAGGACAATATTTTCAAGCACTATATCGATATCTGCAAGATTGTGGACGGGGGAGATGTATCCGCCGAGGTGATCGCCACCACCTTTGACGAGATCGTAAAGGAAGGGGAGGAGCTCGCCGACCTCCACGAGCAGATTGTGGTCAAGGTGCCGATGATCCGGGACGGGGTAAAAGCCCTGAAATACTTCGCGGACAAGGGCATCCGAACCAATTGCACGCTCGTCTTTTCGGCCGGGCAGGCCTTGCTTGCCGCCAAGGCCGGGGCCAATTATGTATCCCCGTTTATCGGTCGTCTGGATGACATATCCACCGACGGGCTGCATCTGATCGCCGAGATTCGGGAGATTTACGACAATTACGGGTTTGATACCGAGATTCTGGCCGCCTCTATCCGGCATACAATGCACGTGATAGAATGTGCCAAACTGGGTTCCGATGTAATGACCGGGCCGCTTTCTGCTATTGAAGGCCTTTTGAAGCACCCGCTCACCGATATCGGGCTGGAGAAGTTCCTGGCGGATTACCGCAAGGGAAATTCATAA
- a CDS encoding ABC-F family ATP-binding cassette domain-containing protein, whose protein sequence is MLSVSNLSVQFGKRVLFDEVNATFNPGNCYGVIGANGAGKSTFLRILAGEVDPTSGHVHLEPGKRMSVLEQNHNAYDAHGVLETVLMGNKPLFAIKTEMEALYADYDDANADRIGELQVAFEEMNGWNAESDAAALLSNLGIREDLHHASMAEMEGKLKVRVLLAQALFGNPDVLVMDEPTNDLDYDTIQWLENFLADYENLVIVVSHDRHFLDAVCTHIADIDFGKINLYSGNYTFWYESSQLAARQRAQQNRKAEEKAKELQEFIQRFSANVAKSKQATSRKKMLEKLRVEDIRPSSRRYPAIIFEREREAGDQILHVEGLAARSEEGDWLFRKGELNLAKGDKVALISKDSRATTAFYEIITGNRKPDAGTHSWGVTTTTSYLPADNSAYFDKDMNLVDWLRQWAKTQEEKEEVYLRGFLGKMLFSGEEALKKCTVLSGGEKVRCMLSRMMMQRANVLLLDEPTNHLDLESITAFNNSLKQFKGTVIFTTHDHQFAQTVANRIVELTPTHTIDRYLTFDDYMSDPAIREQRQKLYGVPA, encoded by the coding sequence ATGCTATCGGTTTCGAACCTGTCCGTCCAATTTGGCAAACGCGTCCTTTTTGACGAGGTAAATGCCACGTTTAACCCCGGAAACTGTTATGGTGTTATCGGGGCCAACGGGGCGGGGAAGTCCACTTTCCTCCGAATCCTCGCGGGCGAAGTGGATCCGACGTCCGGACACGTCCACCTGGAGCCGGGCAAACGCATGTCCGTGCTGGAACAGAACCACAATGCCTACGACGCCCATGGCGTACTGGAAACCGTGCTGATGGGGAACAAGCCCCTGTTCGCAATCAAAACCGAGATGGAGGCGCTCTATGCGGATTACGACGATGCAAACGCCGACCGGATTGGGGAGTTGCAGGTGGCTTTCGAAGAGATGAACGGCTGGAACGCTGAAAGCGATGCGGCTGCACTGCTATCCAACCTGGGGATCCGGGAAGACCTCCACCATGCGAGCATGGCAGAGATGGAAGGCAAACTCAAGGTGCGCGTCCTGCTCGCGCAGGCCCTGTTCGGGAATCCCGACGTGCTGGTGATGGACGAGCCTACCAACGACCTGGATTACGATACGATCCAATGGCTCGAGAATTTCCTGGCGGATTACGAAAACCTGGTAATCGTGGTTTCCCACGACCGCCATTTTCTCGACGCCGTCTGTACGCACATTGCGGACATTGATTTTGGAAAGATCAACCTGTATAGCGGCAATTACACCTTTTGGTACGAAAGCAGCCAACTGGCAGCCCGTCAGCGCGCCCAGCAAAACCGGAAGGCCGAGGAAAAGGCCAAAGAGCTGCAGGAGTTTATTCAGCGGTTCAGCGCCAATGTGGCCAAGAGCAAACAGGCGACCTCCCGGAAGAAAATGCTCGAGAAATTGCGCGTGGAGGATATCCGTCCGTCCAGCCGCAGGTACCCGGCCATTATTTTTGAACGGGAGCGCGAAGCCGGGGACCAGATTCTCCACGTGGAAGGCCTTGCAGCCCGGAGCGAGGAAGGGGACTGGCTTTTCCGCAAGGGGGAGCTCAACCTGGCCAAGGGCGACAAGGTGGCCCTAATCTCAAAGGATTCCCGCGCAACCACGGCCTTTTATGAAATCATAACCGGTAACCGGAAACCGGATGCCGGAACCCATTCCTGGGGGGTAACCACTACAACCTCGTATTTGCCGGCGGACAACAGCGCCTACTTTGACAAGGACATGAACCTGGTAGACTGGCTGCGGCAGTGGGCGAAGACCCAGGAAGAAAAAGAGGAGGTATACCTTCGCGGTTTTCTGGGTAAAATGCTCTTCAGCGGGGAAGAGGCACTCAAGAAATGCACGGTCCTTTCGGGAGGGGAGAAGGTTCGCTGCATGCTGAGCCGGATGATGATGCAGCGCGCCAATGTGCTGCTGCTCGACGAGCCCACCAACCACCTGGACCTTGAAAGTATTACGGCCTTCAACAATTCCCTGAAACAATTCAAGGGCACGGTGATTTTCACGACCCACGACCACCAGTTTGCCCAGACAGTGGCCAACCGTATTGTGGAACTCACCCCGACACATACCATCGACCGCTACCTGACATTTGACGACTACATGTCTGACCCGGCCATCCGGGAGCAACGGCAGAAATTATACGGTGTCCCAGCCTGA
- a CDS encoding transaldolase gives MCSCGAEESQSSTTYLGGEIVNPTSEQVVLFKGEIPIDSALLDADNRFEIRLDSLDNGLYHFFHKPEMQYVYLERGDSLQLRLNTVAFDESLVFSGSGEVINNFQLEVFLDAEKEEQLIREDFIHLEPDAFSNKIDSLSERKLAQLNELRSEEGFSEDAYHMARASIVYKNWFYKESYPFWHRRATDDKTLHNLPEDFYAYRNEVSYSDPRLTYLKPYYDFMKFHIGNLAYMGCKKACEVDEGTGKLTGKLHFNRHQLELIDSLVHQETLRDNLFRGVAIEYLLKHDTEENFQAFLEEFHKRSGNNRHLDEINRLSEGIHNLRPNHPLPRLQVLGADGEKYWLRDIPAAGQQTVFYFWSGPEQRHLRNISRRVRQLEEHHPDYRFVGICMQTEEAQWKNLVATYSLTPEDQFLADNFKEFAHTLVVFNPYKSVIAKDGLIVDGFANLNTSFRTQSNPE, from the coding sequence TTGTGTAGTTGTGGGGCTGAGGAATCGCAATCCTCAACAACCTATCTGGGGGGCGAGATCGTCAACCCGACCTCGGAGCAGGTAGTGCTCTTTAAAGGGGAAATTCCCATCGATTCTGCGCTTCTCGATGCCGACAACCGTTTTGAAATCCGATTGGATTCCCTGGACAACGGCCTATATCACTTTTTTCACAAGCCGGAAATGCAATACGTATACCTGGAACGGGGCGACAGCCTGCAGCTTCGGCTCAACACGGTGGCCTTTGACGAATCCCTGGTTTTCTCAGGCAGCGGAGAAGTCATCAATAATTTTCAGCTCGAAGTATTCCTGGATGCGGAAAAGGAGGAACAACTCATTCGCGAAGATTTCATCCACCTGGAACCGGATGCTTTCAGCAATAAAATCGATTCGCTCAGCGAGAGGAAGCTCGCTCAACTCAACGAATTGCGGTCCGAGGAGGGCTTTTCCGAAGACGCTTACCATATGGCCCGGGCCAGCATTGTCTATAAAAACTGGTTTTACAAAGAGAGTTATCCGTTCTGGCACCGGCGAGCCACCGACGACAAAACGCTTCATAACCTGCCAGAAGATTTCTATGCATACCGCAATGAGGTGTCCTACAGCGACCCCAGGCTCACCTACCTGAAACCCTATTACGATTTTATGAAATTCCATATAGGCAACCTGGCGTATATGGGCTGCAAAAAGGCATGTGAAGTGGATGAAGGGACAGGCAAACTCACGGGGAAATTGCACTTCAACCGACACCAGCTCGAATTAATCGACAGCCTGGTTCACCAGGAGACTTTGCGCGACAACCTGTTTCGCGGGGTGGCCATTGAATACCTGCTCAAGCACGATACGGAGGAAAATTTCCAGGCGTTTCTGGAGGAATTTCACAAGCGCTCCGGGAACAACCGGCACCTGGACGAGATCAACCGGCTGAGCGAAGGAATCCACAACCTGCGTCCGAACCATCCCCTGCCGCGTTTGCAGGTGTTGGGTGCGGATGGCGAAAAGTACTGGTTGCGGGATATTCCGGCAGCCGGGCAACAGACGGTTTTTTACTTTTGGTCAGGGCCCGAACAGCGGCACCTCAGGAATATCAGCCGAAGGGTACGCCAATTGGAAGAGCACCACCCGGATTACCGGTTTGTCGGTATTTGCATGCAAACCGAGGAGGCCCAGTGGAAGAATCTGGTAGCTACCTACAGCCTGACGCCGGAAGATCAGTTCCTGGCAGATAACTTCAAGGAATTTGCCCACACCCTGGTGGTCTTTAACCCGTATAAAAGCGTCATTGCCAAAGACGGGTTGATCGTGGACGGCTTTGCGAACCTGAATACTTCTTTCCGAACGCAGTCAAATCCCGAATAA